A window from Blastocatellia bacterium encodes these proteins:
- a CDS encoding DUF488 domain-containing protein: protein MVPVIYTIGHSHASVEQFVQLLTQCRIDVLVDTRSQPYSRYAPQFNRETLKTSLEQAHIKYLYLGDALGGRPVEEQYYGPDGQVDYDRLAQAPFYREGLERLKKGAEVYRLAIMCSEADYRKCHRYWLITRSLVAEGVQVQHILHSGEVVETDPTAFRRHATQPRLFS, encoded by the coding sequence ATGGTACCCGTGATTTACACGATAGGACATAGCCATGCGTCCGTCGAGCAGTTTGTGCAACTGCTCACGCAGTGCCGGATTGACGTACTGGTGGATACCCGTAGTCAGCCCTATAGCCGCTACGCGCCTCAATTCAACCGCGAAACGTTGAAAACCTCGTTGGAGCAAGCGCACATCAAGTACCTCTACCTGGGTGACGCGTTGGGTGGTCGGCCCGTCGAGGAGCAGTACTACGGCCCGGACGGCCAAGTTGATTATGATCGGTTGGCGCAAGCGCCATTCTATCGGGAGGGGCTGGAGCGGTTGAAGAAAGGTGCTGAAGTTTATCGCCTGGCGATCATGTGCAGTGAGGCTGATTATCGCAAGTGCCACCGCTACTGGTTGATTACGCGCTCACTGGTTGCTGAAGGCGTTCAGGTTCAACACATCCTACATTCAGGAGAGGTTGTCGAAACCGATCCAACGGCGTTCCGACGCCACGCTACACAGCCTCGCCTGTTTTCCTGA
- the pta gene encoding phosphate acetyltransferase has product MVREQEALDYHSMGRKGKLEVVPTKPCITQRDLSLAYTPGVAVPCLKIQANPEEAYNYTAKGNLVAVVSNGTAVLGLGDIGALAGKPVMEGKGVLFKRFADIDVFDLEINTHDPDEVIKLVKLLEPTFGGINLEDIKAPECFYIEETLRRELSIPVFHDDQHGTAIISGAALLNALEIVGKSISEVKVVFNGAGASGIACANYYLQLGVRKENLIVCDTKGVIYKGRTVGMNPYKEALAAETDCRTLAEAMVGADVFVGLSVANCVTQQMVRSMNERPIVFAMANPDPEISYEEAKAARPDVIMATGRSDYPNQVNNVLGFPFIFRGALDVRATTINEEMKLAATRALAALAKEDVPDSVIRAYGGERLHFGPDYLIPKPFDYRVLIWEASAVAQAAMASGVARRHLDIEAYKEELENRLGKSREVMRMMINQAKRQPKRVVFPEGSNEKVLRASHILVDEGIAHPVLLGDPEQIRSVAQELEIGLHPIEIIDPVHSPKYQEYADELYRLRQRKGVTWQEALEQMRNPTVYGAMMVRRGDADALIAGVTQHYPDTIRPALQIIRMRPGLSRVSGLFMMILKEKVFFFADTTVNIEPTAEELAEIALCSAEIARRFHIEPRVAMLSFSNFGSARHRFVDKVQEATRLVKQRAPELMVDGEMQADTAVTPELINEYYPFSTLKGGANVLIFPDLQSANVAYKLVARLGGAEAIGPILMGMAKPVHVLQRGCEVKDIVNIAAIAVVDAQEAEGLQQQMTTTSRLHRSASVD; this is encoded by the coding sequence ATGGTTCGAGAACAAGAGGCATTGGATTATCACAGCATGGGGCGAAAAGGAAAACTGGAAGTTGTCCCAACCAAACCATGTATCACGCAACGAGACCTTTCATTGGCGTACACGCCCGGCGTCGCTGTGCCGTGTTTGAAAATTCAGGCCAATCCCGAAGAAGCCTACAACTATACGGCCAAGGGTAATCTGGTCGCCGTTGTCTCTAATGGAACCGCTGTCTTAGGGCTTGGCGACATCGGCGCGCTGGCCGGCAAGCCCGTGATGGAAGGCAAGGGCGTGTTGTTCAAACGATTCGCCGATATTGATGTCTTTGACCTAGAAATCAACACACACGACCCGGACGAGGTCATCAAGCTCGTCAAGCTATTGGAGCCGACCTTTGGCGGCATTAACCTGGAGGACATCAAAGCGCCCGAATGTTTTTATATCGAAGAGACGCTTCGACGTGAATTGAGCATACCTGTTTTTCATGACGATCAGCACGGCACTGCTATTATTTCGGGCGCTGCTTTGCTGAACGCGCTGGAGATCGTCGGCAAATCCATCAGCGAAGTCAAAGTTGTCTTCAATGGCGCTGGCGCCTCCGGCATTGCCTGCGCCAACTACTACCTGCAATTGGGCGTCAGAAAAGAGAACTTGATTGTTTGCGACACTAAAGGTGTGATCTATAAAGGTCGCACCGTCGGCATGAATCCCTACAAAGAAGCGTTGGCTGCTGAAACTGACTGTCGCACGTTGGCCGAGGCGATGGTTGGTGCCGATGTGTTTGTTGGCCTCTCAGTCGCCAACTGTGTGACGCAGCAGATGGTGCGCTCGATGAATGAGCGCCCGATCGTCTTTGCGATGGCTAATCCTGACCCGGAAATCAGCTATGAGGAGGCCAAAGCAGCCCGCCCCGATGTCATCATGGCGACCGGCCGATCCGATTATCCAAATCAGGTCAACAATGTGCTCGGTTTCCCGTTCATCTTCCGTGGCGCACTGGATGTGCGCGCCACGACTATCAACGAAGAAATGAAGCTGGCTGCCACCCGTGCGCTGGCCGCATTAGCCAAAGAAGATGTCCCGGACTCGGTCATCAGAGCCTATGGCGGCGAGCGGCTTCACTTCGGACCAGATTACCTAATCCCGAAGCCATTTGATTACCGCGTGCTGATTTGGGAAGCATCGGCTGTGGCTCAAGCAGCGATGGCCTCAGGCGTCGCTCGGCGTCACCTGGATATTGAGGCTTACAAGGAAGAACTGGAGAATCGGCTCGGCAAATCGCGCGAAGTGATGCGCATGATGATCAATCAAGCTAAGCGCCAGCCCAAACGGGTCGTCTTCCCAGAAGGCTCCAATGAGAAGGTGCTGCGAGCGAGCCACATCTTGGTGGATGAAGGTATTGCGCACCCCGTGCTGCTTGGCGATCCAGAGCAGATTCGTTCGGTCGCTCAAGAACTGGAGATTGGTCTACACCCGATTGAGATCATTGACCCGGTCCACTCGCCCAAGTATCAAGAGTATGCTGATGAGTTATATCGGTTGCGTCAACGCAAAGGCGTGACCTGGCAGGAGGCATTGGAACAGATGCGAAATCCAACGGTCTACGGCGCCATGATGGTTCGGCGAGGCGACGCCGACGCATTGATTGCCGGTGTGACTCAGCATTATCCCGATACGATTCGTCCTGCTTTGCAGATCATCCGAATGCGTCCTGGCCTGTCGCGTGTCTCAGGCTTGTTCATGATGATCCTGAAAGAGAAGGTCTTCTTCTTTGCCGACACGACCGTCAACATCGAGCCGACGGCTGAGGAACTGGCAGAGATTGCGCTGTGCAGCGCGGAGATCGCCCGGCGATTCCACATTGAACCACGAGTTGCCATGCTCTCCTTCTCCAATTTCGGCAGCGCGCGCCACCGGTTTGTTGACAAAGTGCAGGAAGCCACGCGGCTGGTCAAGCAGCGTGCGCCAGAGCTGATGGTGGATGGTGAAATGCAGGCCGACACGGCTGTGACGCCTGAACTGATCAACGAATACTACCCGTTCAGCACGCTCAAAGGTGGAGCGAATGTGTTAATCTTCCCCGACCTGCAATCGGCTAACGTGGCGTACAAATTGGTGGCTCGGCTGGGCGGCGCCGAAGCGATCGGACCGATCTTGATGGGTATGGCCAAACCCGTTCATGTGTTGCAACGTGGTTGTGAAGTCAAAGACATCGTCAATATAGCCGCTATCGCCGTGGTAGATGCGCAAGAAGCGGAAGGCTTGCAGCAGCAGATGACTACAACATCGCGCTTGCATCGAAGCGCGTCTGTTGATTAG